One stretch of Flavobacterium sp. 9 DNA includes these proteins:
- a CDS encoding inclusion body family protein produces the protein MTQSAAASSAQIDILVVIDTEYIKNNFPANSDPNNPQGINHNSQYMICYSPRGIVSGQGTADLSFRANAGDYVSFRGTSIQQNSDDSVILYGIKYWNGDHVFNNFTTDIVTRNRAVQPNPDQANGIPPVQTVQNFTSYDSKIARGGTENFYVYIAVYTLAGDGQTQQLYGYYYWDPQVVVPA, from the coding sequence ATGACACAAAGTGCAGCAGCCTCATCGGCACAGATTGATATTCTTGTCGTAATAGACACAGAATATATTAAGAATAATTTTCCTGCGAATTCAGACCCTAATAATCCACAGGGAATAAATCACAATAGTCAATATATGATATGTTACAGTCCAAGAGGGATTGTTTCAGGTCAAGGTACAGCAGATTTAAGTTTTAGAGCTAACGCTGGGGATTATGTGTCTTTTAGAGGGACATCAATTCAACAAAACTCGGATGATTCTGTAATTCTTTACGGAATTAAATATTGGAACGGAGATCACGTATTTAACAATTTTACAACGGATATCGTTACAAGAAACAGAGCCGTACAGCCTAATCCAGACCAGGCAAATGGTATTCCACCGGTTCAAACGGTTCAAAATTTCACCAGCTACGATTCTAAAATAGCAAGAGGAGGAACAGAGAATTTTTACGTATATATCGCTGTTTATACCTTAGCAGGTGACGGACAAACACAACAATTATACGGATATTATTACTGGGATCCACAAGTAGTTGTACCCGCTTAA